In the genome of Myxococcus stipitatus, one region contains:
- a CDS encoding DEAD/DEAH box helicase, with the protein MSDIQEPTAPGSPATDEAPTRPAEYIADIGFDDMNLSEPLRRALAERGYTHPTPVQARAFRPAMEGKDLIVRSKTGTGKTAAFGLPLLEKISPDDKRVRALILCPTRELALQVADELTKLAKYKGVKVAAIYGGASMKQQEDALEEGTPIIVGTPGRVFDHIHRGNLKLDGCDHAVLDEADEMLNQGFYEEVTRILDRLPKTRQVLLFSATVPTDIQNLIARYTTNAETLLLSGDVFTVEHIHHVRYDVSDAFPKPRNLIYVLEKEEPQNAIIFCNTRDDTALVTAVLNRNGFDAELLNGDLPQKERERVMAKVKRGEVAFMVATDIAARGIDISGLEYVINYSLPEDPAVYLHRVGRTGRIGNKGTAINLFSGRELATYTALEKKYGIKFDKQEMPAPEEAMRLWTERHVREIQEAAGSSVFEGFLPLAAQLKTRPNADDLVAFLLKYFFSHLRMEKAKAAQEAEGREPTPERKPEGRRRERERGDERRERGERRERGEKPLARPEHPDRERRPRRDEPRRERDSSRGAAALEAGPGEAKLWVNLGTADGLGPGSIATALEDAGAPLGKVVRAELRPTFAYVFVADEDAAAFETLNGKQHGSKTLRVEKSKPRSEREPGTRPPPSPDAGPGEVKLWTNLGSDDGMDEAKLPAALEAAGAPAGKVLKALLRPTYGYAYVAEADAPEFEALNGKTVGDKVLKLERHRPRGQREERRPRHESLPDVPGQVRLWVGLGKQDGLDEAGVASALEAAGAPAGKVVRMDLRPTYAYVFVADEDATAFEATHGKQHGERTLKVERARKK; encoded by the coding sequence ATGAGCGACATCCAAGAGCCCACCGCGCCGGGCAGCCCGGCCACCGACGAAGCGCCGACGCGTCCCGCCGAATACATCGCGGACATCGGCTTCGACGACATGAATCTGTCCGAGCCCCTGCGCCGTGCGTTGGCGGAGCGCGGCTACACCCACCCGACTCCTGTCCAGGCGCGCGCGTTCCGGCCGGCCATGGAGGGCAAGGACCTCATTGTTCGCAGCAAGACGGGCACCGGCAAGACGGCCGCGTTCGGCCTGCCCCTGTTGGAGAAGATTTCCCCGGATGACAAGCGCGTGCGCGCGCTCATCCTCTGCCCCACGCGGGAGCTGGCGCTCCAGGTGGCGGACGAGCTGACGAAGCTCGCGAAGTACAAGGGCGTGAAGGTGGCGGCCATCTACGGCGGCGCCTCCATGAAGCAGCAGGAGGACGCGCTCGAGGAAGGCACGCCCATCATCGTCGGCACGCCGGGCCGGGTGTTCGACCACATCCACCGGGGCAACCTGAAGCTGGATGGGTGCGACCACGCGGTGCTGGACGAAGCCGACGAGATGCTCAACCAGGGCTTCTACGAGGAAGTCACCCGCATCCTCGACCGCCTTCCCAAGACGCGCCAGGTGCTGCTCTTCAGCGCCACCGTCCCCACGGACATCCAGAACCTCATCGCGCGCTACACGACGAACGCGGAGACGCTCCTGCTCTCCGGCGACGTGTTCACCGTGGAGCACATCCACCACGTCCGCTACGACGTGTCGGACGCCTTCCCCAAGCCGCGCAACCTCATCTACGTGCTGGAGAAGGAAGAGCCCCAGAACGCCATCATCTTCTGCAACACGCGGGATGACACGGCGCTGGTGACGGCGGTGCTCAACCGCAACGGCTTCGACGCGGAGCTGCTCAACGGAGACCTGCCGCAGAAGGAGCGCGAGCGGGTGATGGCCAAGGTGAAGCGCGGCGAGGTCGCCTTCATGGTGGCCACGGATATCGCGGCGCGCGGCATCGACATCTCCGGGCTGGAGTACGTCATCAACTACTCCCTGCCGGAGGACCCGGCCGTCTACCTGCACCGCGTGGGCCGCACGGGCCGCATCGGCAACAAGGGCACGGCCATCAACCTCTTCTCCGGGCGCGAGCTGGCCACGTACACCGCGCTGGAGAAGAAGTACGGCATCAAGTTCGACAAGCAGGAGATGCCGGCGCCCGAAGAGGCCATGCGCCTGTGGACCGAGCGCCACGTGCGCGAAATCCAGGAGGCCGCTGGCAGCTCCGTGTTCGAGGGCTTCTTGCCCCTGGCCGCGCAGCTCAAGACGCGTCCCAACGCGGATGACCTGGTCGCCTTCCTGCTGAAGTACTTCTTCAGCCACCTGCGCATGGAGAAGGCCAAGGCCGCGCAGGAGGCCGAGGGCCGCGAGCCGACGCCGGAGCGCAAGCCCGAGGGCCGCCGCCGCGAGCGCGAGCGCGGGGACGAGCGCCGGGAGCGCGGCGAGCGCCGGGAGCGTGGCGAGAAGCCGCTGGCGCGCCCGGAGCATCCGGACCGCGAGCGCCGGCCGCGCCGGGACGAGCCCCGCCGGGAGCGGGACTCCAGCCGTGGCGCCGCCGCGCTGGAGGCGGGCCCGGGCGAGGCGAAGCTGTGGGTGAACCTGGGGACCGCGGATGGCCTGGGGCCGGGCAGCATCGCCACGGCGCTGGAGGATGCGGGCGCGCCGCTGGGGAAGGTGGTGCGCGCGGAGCTGCGTCCCACGTTCGCGTACGTGTTCGTCGCGGACGAGGACGCCGCCGCGTTCGAGACGCTCAACGGCAAGCAGCACGGCTCCAAGACGCTTCGCGTGGAGAAGAGCAAGCCGCGCAGCGAGCGCGAGCCGGGCACGCGCCCGCCTCCGTCTCCGGACGCCGGCCCGGGCGAGGTGAAGCTGTGGACGAACCTGGGCTCCGATGACGGCATGGACGAGGCGAAGCTGCCCGCCGCGCTGGAAGCCGCGGGGGCTCCCGCGGGCAAGGTGCTCAAGGCGCTCCTGCGTCCCACGTACGGCTACGCCTACGTCGCCGAGGCCGACGCGCCGGAGTTCGAGGCGCTCAACGGCAAGACGGTGGGCGACAAGGTGCTGAAGCTGGAGCGGCACCGTCCTCGCGGCCAGCGCGAGGAGCGTCGTCCGCGTCACGAGTCCCTGCCGGACGTGCCGGGCCAGGTGCGCCTGTGGGTCGGCCTGGGCAAGCAGGACGGGCTGGACGAGGCGGGTGTCGCCAGCGCGCTCGAGGCCGCGGGTGCTCCGGCCGGCAAGGTGGTGCGGATGGATTTGCGCCCCACGTACGCGTACGTGTTCGTCGCGGACGAGGACGCCACGGCCTTCGAGGCCACGCACGGAAAGCAGCACGGTGAGCGCACGCTGAAGGTCGAGCGCGCGCGCAAGAAGTAG
- a CDS encoding helix-turn-helix transcriptional regulator: protein MSPGPPDASTVNGHLLGLARRIRALRERRGLTQEDFASRCGISVSFASLLERGERSPSYETLLQVAGALELPLWELLRVDDVEDAGAHRLEGFARAKQLSRPDVDRLLKVAEMMFASGPTPAPPPRPEPARCVEPDCQRAVLARGLCTAHYHQARRRKVARPREG, encoded by the coding sequence ATGTCTCCTGGCCCTCCGGATGCTTCGACGGTGAACGGACACCTGCTGGGCCTGGCCCGCAGGATTCGGGCCCTGAGGGAGCGCCGAGGCCTCACCCAGGAGGACTTCGCCTCGCGGTGTGGCATCTCGGTGTCCTTCGCGTCCCTCCTGGAGCGCGGCGAGCGCAGCCCCAGCTACGAGACGCTCCTCCAGGTGGCGGGCGCGCTGGAGCTGCCCCTCTGGGAGCTGCTCCGGGTGGATGACGTGGAGGACGCGGGGGCCCACCGTCTGGAAGGCTTCGCGCGGGCGAAGCAGCTGTCCCGTCCGGACGTGGACCGGCTGCTGAAGGTGGCGGAGATGATGTTCGCTTCAGGTCCCACGCCCGCGCCGCCGCCCAGGCCCGAACCCGCCCGGTGCGTCGAGCCCGACTGTCAGCGCGCCGTCCTGGCCCGAGGCCTCTGCACCGCGCACTACCACCAGGCCCGCCGCAGGAAGGTCGCGCGGCCCCGGGAGGGCTGA
- a CDS encoding Glu/Leu/Phe/Val family dehydrogenase, with protein MSAVEGTNYYFRKAARIMDVGTPIETLLATPLREVKVQVSIEMDSGEIRTFLGYRIQHDNSRGPMKGGLRYHPKLDQDESSSLASLMTWKTAVVNLPYGGAKGGIACDPSQLSLKELERLTRKFVDQIQDVIGPTRDIPAPDVNTNPQVMAWIMDQYSRYHGHSPAVVTGKPLELYGSKGREAATGRGLQYVCREILRDLGLPVKGTRFAIQGFGNVGSHTAQLLWEDGGVIVAVADVLGGVRNPQGLDIPSLFEHVKRTGTVTGFGGGTACTNEEVLAADCEVLIPAALGHALTRDNANTVRARLIIEGANGATQPEADEIFEKRGIFVVPDVLASAGGVTVSYFEWVQNLQHLSWEEDRVNAELEKTMKEAYERVAQIARSRKVSMRTAAYILAIGRVGKATVLRGI; from the coding sequence ATGAGCGCCGTCGAGGGTACCAACTACTACTTCCGCAAGGCCGCGCGGATCATGGACGTGGGCACCCCCATCGAGACGCTGCTCGCCACGCCCCTGCGCGAGGTGAAGGTCCAGGTCTCCATCGAGATGGACTCCGGCGAGATTCGCACCTTCCTCGGCTACCGCATCCAGCACGACAACAGCCGCGGCCCCATGAAGGGCGGCCTGCGCTACCACCCGAAGCTGGACCAGGACGAGTCCTCCTCGCTCGCGTCGCTGATGACGTGGAAGACCGCCGTCGTGAACCTGCCTTACGGCGGCGCCAAGGGCGGCATCGCGTGCGACCCGTCCCAGCTCAGCCTCAAGGAGCTGGAGCGGCTGACGCGCAAGTTCGTCGACCAGATTCAGGACGTCATCGGCCCCACGCGCGACATCCCCGCGCCCGACGTCAACACCAACCCCCAGGTGATGGCGTGGATCATGGACCAGTACTCGCGCTACCACGGCCACTCGCCGGCGGTGGTGACGGGCAAGCCGCTGGAGCTCTACGGCTCCAAGGGCCGTGAGGCCGCCACCGGGCGAGGCCTCCAGTACGTGTGCCGCGAAATCCTCCGCGACCTGGGCCTGCCGGTGAAGGGCACGCGCTTCGCCATCCAGGGCTTCGGCAACGTGGGCAGCCACACCGCGCAGCTCCTGTGGGAGGACGGTGGCGTCATCGTGGCCGTGGCGGACGTGCTGGGCGGCGTGCGCAATCCCCAGGGCCTGGACATCCCGTCCCTCTTCGAGCACGTGAAGCGCACCGGCACCGTGACGGGCTTTGGTGGCGGCACCGCCTGCACCAACGAAGAGGTGCTCGCGGCCGACTGCGAGGTGCTCATCCCTGCGGCGCTCGGCCACGCGCTCACCCGCGACAACGCAAACACCGTGCGCGCGCGCCTCATCATCGAAGGCGCCAACGGCGCGACGCAGCCGGAGGCGGACGAAATCTTCGAGAAGCGCGGCATCTTCGTGGTGCCGGACGTGCTCGCCAGCGCGGGCGGTGTCACGGTCAGCTACTTCGAATGGGTGCAGAACCTCCAGCACCTGTCCTGGGAAGAGGACCGCGTCAACGCGGAGCTGGAGAAGACGATGAAGGAGGCCTACGAGCGCGTGGCGCAGATTGCCCGCTCGCGGAAGGTCTCCATGCGGACGGCGGCCTACATCCTGGCCATCGGCCGGGTGGGCAAGGCCACCGTGCTGCGCGGCATCTGA
- the ilvA gene encoding threonine ammonia-lyase gives MVTLQDIHAARERLRDAIRPTPCPASDYFTERTECAAVYFKLENLQRTGAFKERGALNKLLTLTPEERKRGVIAASAGNHAQGVAYHARRLGVKATIVMPERTPLIKVSRTRDDYGARVVLKGANYDEAYAEALRLQQDEGLVFVHPFDDPHVIAGQGTIGLELLEQWPDVEVVLVPIGGGGLISGVACALKESKPGVLVIGVQSSTIDSMKASLAAGKRVELPAAGTTIADGIAVKKVGDLTFEMVRKYVDAVVSVDEEEIAAAILTLLEQEKSVVEGAGAVGVAAVLNGHVPKAKGKRTAIILSGGNIDMNVISRIIERGLVKAGRLVQLEVRLPDRPGMLARLTTRIAELKANVVDLHHERAFSKAGLGEAMVEVTLETTGPAHIRELETALEELGWQVTRK, from the coding sequence ATGGTCACCCTCCAGGACATCCACGCCGCCAGGGAGCGGCTGCGCGACGCCATCCGGCCCACGCCCTGCCCCGCGTCGGACTACTTCACGGAGCGGACGGAGTGCGCCGCGGTGTACTTCAAGCTGGAGAACCTCCAGCGCACCGGCGCGTTCAAGGAGCGCGGCGCGCTCAACAAGCTGCTGACGCTGACGCCGGAGGAGAGAAAGCGCGGAGTCATCGCCGCGTCCGCCGGCAACCACGCGCAGGGCGTCGCGTACCACGCGCGTCGGCTGGGGGTGAAGGCCACCATCGTGATGCCGGAGCGCACGCCGCTCATCAAGGTGTCGCGCACACGGGATGACTACGGCGCGCGCGTGGTGCTCAAGGGCGCCAACTACGACGAGGCCTACGCGGAAGCGCTGCGCCTCCAGCAGGACGAGGGCCTCGTCTTCGTCCACCCGTTCGACGACCCGCACGTCATCGCGGGCCAGGGCACCATCGGCCTGGAGCTCCTGGAGCAGTGGCCGGACGTGGAGGTGGTGCTCGTGCCCATCGGCGGCGGCGGGCTCATCTCCGGCGTGGCGTGCGCGTTGAAGGAGTCGAAGCCAGGCGTCCTGGTGATTGGCGTGCAGTCGTCCACCATCGACAGCATGAAGGCCTCCTTGGCGGCGGGGAAGCGGGTGGAGCTGCCCGCCGCGGGCACCACCATCGCGGATGGCATCGCCGTGAAGAAGGTGGGCGACCTCACCTTCGAGATGGTCCGCAAGTACGTGGACGCGGTGGTGTCCGTGGACGAGGAGGAGATTGCCGCCGCCATCCTCACGCTGCTCGAGCAGGAGAAGAGCGTGGTGGAGGGCGCGGGCGCGGTGGGCGTGGCGGCCGTGCTCAACGGGCATGTGCCCAAGGCGAAGGGCAAGCGCACCGCCATCATCCTGAGCGGCGGCAACATCGACATGAACGTCATCAGCCGCATCATCGAGCGCGGCCTGGTGAAGGCCGGACGCCTGGTGCAGTTGGAGGTGCGGCTGCCGGACCGGCCCGGCATGCTCGCGCGGCTGACCACGCGCATCGCCGAGCTGAAGGCCAACGTGGTGGACCTCCACCACGAGCGCGCCTTCTCCAAGGCGGGCCTGGGCGAGGCCATGGTGGAGGTCACCCTGGAGACCACGGGCCCCGCGCACATCCGCGAGCTGGAGACGGCGCTCGAGGAGCTCGGTTGGCAGGTGACGCGCAAGTAG
- a CDS encoding peptidase MA family metallohydrolase, with product MYSLLAALLLAAAPSTPAQKAKDLSGQKAWEELYLAFGSGDEKAVPEEQRATVSGALAKGCQAMLKDDAVMAYSMGERAIVYEESAPALRCLATAARKTEQRAAAEAALLKGVTRFPKDGSFPLELGKLLLEEQDSVGAQAALEKVPPRSREAAEAKRLLKQARQQTLQEDAARSEATRISRRLGGGAPQAVSRGGDETSVVSLGTRPGMSVRAPDVGFESRVDASGMRVRANNRFVISYFDNQRDFSQRADYEGKVVDILNDAYHFTRQVLGETRESPVAVVLYTAKEFGATFGQRAARFIAGKYTENAIRINDAAELTRETRATLVHEYIHAAVSDFCGGNDQDMDKLPIWFNEGLAMFVEWKYLDVPGPNLRLANEMRAVLAASGKLPKLRDMTWVAPMNTASPHMGYAASGLAVKEMMRREGAHRLMTLLRAVCQQGSGFDEALKTHYGMTLEDLDTEVERSIEKR from the coding sequence ATGTATTCCCTGCTCGCCGCACTGCTGCTCGCCGCCGCCCCCTCCACTCCGGCCCAGAAGGCCAAGGACCTCTCGGGACAGAAGGCCTGGGAGGAGCTGTACCTGGCGTTCGGCTCCGGCGACGAGAAGGCGGTCCCCGAGGAGCAGCGCGCCACGGTGTCCGGCGCGCTGGCGAAGGGCTGCCAGGCGATGCTGAAGGACGACGCCGTCATGGCGTACTCCATGGGCGAGCGCGCCATCGTCTACGAGGAGTCCGCGCCCGCGCTGCGCTGCCTGGCGACCGCCGCGCGCAAGACGGAGCAGCGCGCCGCCGCCGAGGCCGCCCTGCTCAAGGGCGTCACCCGCTTCCCCAAGGACGGTAGCTTCCCGCTGGAGCTGGGCAAGCTGCTGCTCGAGGAGCAGGACTCGGTGGGCGCGCAGGCCGCGCTGGAGAAGGTGCCTCCTCGCTCGCGCGAAGCGGCCGAGGCGAAGCGACTGCTCAAGCAGGCCCGGCAGCAGACGCTCCAGGAGGACGCGGCCCGCTCGGAGGCCACGCGCATCTCCCGCCGGCTGGGCGGGGGCGCCCCGCAGGCGGTGAGCCGGGGCGGGGATGAGACCTCCGTCGTGTCGCTCGGGACGCGGCCGGGGATGAGCGTGCGCGCACCCGACGTCGGCTTCGAGTCCCGCGTGGACGCCTCCGGCATGCGCGTGCGGGCCAACAACCGGTTCGTCATCAGCTACTTCGACAACCAGCGCGACTTCAGCCAGCGCGCCGACTACGAGGGCAAGGTCGTCGACATCCTCAACGACGCCTACCACTTCACCCGCCAGGTGCTCGGGGAGACGCGGGAGTCCCCCGTCGCCGTCGTGCTCTACACGGCCAAGGAGTTCGGAGCCACCTTCGGCCAGCGGGCGGCCCGCTTCATCGCGGGCAAGTACACGGAGAACGCCATCCGCATCAACGACGCGGCGGAGCTGACGCGAGAGACCCGGGCGACCCTCGTCCACGAGTACATCCACGCCGCCGTCTCCGACTTCTGCGGGGGCAATGACCAGGACATGGACAAGCTGCCCATCTGGTTCAACGAGGGCCTGGCCATGTTCGTGGAGTGGAAGTACCTGGATGTGCCGGGTCCCAACCTGCGGCTGGCGAACGAGATGCGCGCCGTGCTGGCCGCGTCCGGCAAGCTCCCGAAGCTGCGGGACATGACCTGGGTCGCCCCGATGAACACCGCCTCCCCCCACATGGGCTACGCGGCGTCCGGACTCGCGGTCAAAGAAATGATGCGCCGAGAGGGGGCCCACCGCCTGATGACCCTGCTGCGCGCGGTCTGCCAGCAAGGCTCCGGCTTTGACGAGGCGCTCAAGACCCACTACGGAATGACCCTGGAGGACCTTGATACCGAGGTCGAACGTTCCATCGAGAAGAGGTAG